The Camelina sativa cultivar DH55 chromosome 16, Cs, whole genome shotgun sequence sequence AAAAGAAACTCTAGTCTTCAACAGTTTCTTATACACACtctccaactctctctctgtttcttcaatcCCACGCTCTGTTTCTCTCAACTTCTTCAGCTCCTCCGCATCAACTTCTTGattcttcctattaaatatcCTCGACACAAGCCCTTTCCTCGATCTCTGCTTATGATCGCTCTGATTCTTCGTCACAACTTCGATCAGCAAAGACACCAAAACATCGAAGCTCGTCTTTTCAACTCTTTTCATCACATTAATGACGTCTCCacaatctcttttcttctttttcttcatcttatcctctgttttcttcagcTGTTTCACAATCGTTCTGCTCAAGGCTCTCCTCTTAAACACGTACGCGTCTATCTCACGCGACACGAAAGCTTCTTGATCTTCTACTGATTTGCTTCTGATCACTCTCCTCCTCAAGCTCGATTCGAGTTCCCTGACTTGTTCCTTTATCTGCATCAGAACGTCTCTGATCGTGCTACAAATATCAAGAACCTCGAGGAACCCGTCGGAAACGTCTTCAAATCCGGTGAAAGCTTTTTGTGTTTTCGTCGTTTGAAAACGGAGGAAAACTTCGACAACCTCGTACAGGTTCTTTAAGACTCCGAGTTTCTGACGAGCAGACTCTGGTCTTTTCTTTAGTATTAGAAGATGATCTTCGATGGCTCGAGACAGAGGACGAACGTCTTCAGACCAGCTTATTGAACGCACGTGGgcacttgatgatgatgaagtagcAACCATGGCTGATTCACTCAATGGAGATATTAATGTATATAGTCAACGAACAAAAGGttcaatttctcaattaatACTCTCAcctttatatatgtatgtgtctTATATGTACATGCATATTGATTTGAGGTTGTGTGTATATGTATGCGTACACGTAGAGGCCAGTCTATAGACGAATATAGATACAGTCTGGAATTGGCTGTTGCAATTGAGTTTCTTCCGACAGTCAAACGACAAATCTACACTCCTCTTCTTGATGATTATCATtctactattattattttgttcctttttagcattgaataatattcaaatatCGTTGAAACAACTGATTAATCAGATTGGTGAACATGCTTCTTAGCAAATAATTTCATGCAAATTAATCATCAttcaaactaaaattcaaatgACCAAATGACGAACGTCTAGtgtttgcatatatatagtgtCATAAAGCCAATTAATCTGAAACTGAAACCATACAACCACCACGCACGGATGATATTATGTTGtacatttgtttctttttttctttgaggtAAAATATGTGAAGTCTCTCCGACATATCTTTTTGTATTAGATTTATAAACAACATGATATATgagcattttttttcttggggaTCAATGTTAtaggtaaacaaacaaaaacat is a genomic window containing:
- the LOC104751518 gene encoding uncharacterized protein LOC104751518, producing MVATSSSSSAHVRSISWSEDVRPLSRAIEDHLLILKKRPESARQKLGVLKNLYEVVEVFLRFQTTKTQKAFTGFEDVSDGFLEVLDICSTIRDVLMQIKEQVRELESSLRRRVIRSKSVEDQEAFVSREIDAYVFKRRALSRTIVKQLKKTEDKMKKKKKRDCGDVINVMKRVEKTSFDVLVSLLIEVVTKNQSDHKQRSRKGLVSRIFNRKNQEVDAEELKKLRETERGIEETERELESVYKKLLKTRVSFLNMLTL